One Mycolicibacterium goodii genomic region harbors:
- a CDS encoding glutamate synthase subunit beta — protein sequence MADPTGFLRVPKIEAAKRPVDERVGDWREVYERQDPHERAGEVSQQARRCMDCGIPFCHSGSAGCPLGNLIPEWNDLVRRGRWDAASDRLHATNNFPEFTGRLCPAPCEAACVLSISEEHTGGSVTIKRIEQSIADQAWMDGTVEPQPAQISTGKSVAVVGSGPAGLAAAQQLTRAGHEVTVYERDDRLGGLLRYGIPEYKLEKSTLNQRLAQMRAEGTRFVTECEVGVDVSVEQLRGRHQAVVLAVGALRGRDNDVPGRDLAGVHLAMEHLVPANRECEGDGPSPISAAGRHVVIIGGGDTGADCLGTAHRQGAASVTQLDYNPEPPEVRDDTLTPWPTWPLVLRTSPAHAEGGARRFEVAVQRFVGDDKGHVRAVEIAEVRVTRDAEGRRHITPVGEPLEIPCDLALLAIGFEGVEHMPLLDDLNIELNKRGAIPCGSDWQTDAPGVFVCGDAHRGASLVVWAIAEGRSAAHAVDAYLMGESDLPSPVRPGALPLAVV from the coding sequence GTGGCTGATCCCACCGGATTCCTACGTGTACCGAAAATCGAGGCCGCCAAGCGGCCGGTCGACGAGCGTGTCGGCGACTGGCGGGAGGTCTACGAACGCCAGGACCCGCATGAACGTGCCGGCGAGGTGTCACAGCAGGCGCGTCGCTGCATGGACTGCGGTATCCCGTTCTGTCATTCCGGCAGTGCCGGGTGCCCGTTGGGCAACCTGATCCCGGAGTGGAACGACCTGGTGCGGCGCGGACGCTGGGACGCCGCGAGCGATCGGCTGCATGCGACCAACAACTTCCCGGAGTTCACCGGGCGGTTGTGCCCCGCACCGTGTGAGGCGGCCTGCGTGCTGTCGATCTCCGAGGAGCACACCGGCGGCAGCGTCACCATCAAACGCATCGAGCAGTCCATCGCCGACCAGGCGTGGATGGACGGCACCGTCGAACCGCAGCCCGCGCAGATCTCGACCGGCAAGAGTGTTGCGGTGGTGGGATCGGGCCCCGCGGGACTTGCTGCGGCACAACAGCTCACGCGCGCCGGTCACGAGGTGACCGTGTACGAGCGTGATGACCGGCTCGGGGGACTGCTGCGCTACGGCATCCCCGAGTACAAGCTCGAGAAGTCGACGCTCAACCAACGGCTCGCCCAGATGCGTGCCGAGGGAACCCGGTTCGTCACCGAGTGCGAGGTCGGCGTCGACGTGTCCGTCGAACAGCTGCGTGGCAGGCATCAGGCCGTGGTGCTGGCGGTCGGTGCGTTGCGTGGCCGCGACAACGACGTGCCCGGACGCGATTTGGCCGGTGTGCACCTCGCGATGGAGCATCTGGTGCCGGCCAACCGCGAGTGTGAGGGTGACGGGCCGTCGCCGATCTCGGCGGCAGGCAGGCACGTCGTCATCATCGGCGGCGGCGACACCGGCGCGGACTGCCTCGGCACCGCGCATCGGCAGGGCGCGGCGTCGGTGACGCAGTTGGACTACAACCCCGAACCGCCCGAGGTGCGCGACGACACGCTCACCCCGTGGCCGACGTGGCCGCTGGTGCTGCGCACGTCACCGGCGCACGCCGAGGGTGGTGCGCGGCGCTTCGAGGTGGCCGTACAGCGCTTCGTGGGTGACGACAAGGGGCATGTGCGGGCCGTGGAGATCGCCGAGGTGCGGGTCACCAGGGATGCCGAAGGACGACGGCACATCACGCCGGTGGGCGAGCCGCTGGAGATCCCGTGCGATCTCGCGCTGTTGGCGATCGGTTTCGAGGGTGTCGAGCACATGCCGCTGCTCGACGATCTCAACATCGAACTCAACAAGCGCGGCGCCATTCCGTGCGGTTCGGATTGGCAGACCGACGCGCCAGGGGTGTTCGTCTGTGGCGATGCGCACCGCGGGGCGTCGCTGGTGGTATGGGCCATCGCCGAGGGCCGCAGCGCGGCGCACGCGGTCGACGCCTACCTGATGGGCGAGTCGGATCTGCCGTCGCCGGTACGTCCGGGCGCCCTGCCGCTGGCCGTCGTCTGA